The Clupea harengus chromosome 6, Ch_v2.0.2, whole genome shotgun sequence genome contains a region encoding:
- the tmem9b gene encoding transmembrane protein 9B — protein MYHTGIRVSLQAVPLVCFVFVMISTQTVNAKNSEDIRCKCICPPYKEIQGQIYNQNVSLKDCNCLHVVEPMPVEGKDVEAYCLRCECKYEERSSGTIKGTIIVYLSILGLLLVYMVYLTLLEPFLKRRLFGHSQLIQNEDEVGDQQPFANAHDVLSRSRLRPNMLNKVEHAQQRWRRQVQEQRKSVFDRHVVLS, from the exons ATGTATCATACCGGCATTAGAGTCTCCTTACAGGCAGTTCCGCTCGTATGTTTTGTGTTCGTGATGATATCAACACAGACGGTCAACGCAAAG AATTCAGAAGACATTAGATGCAAGTGCATCTGCCCCCCTTACAAAGAGATACAAGGGCAGATTTACAACCAAAACGTATCCCTAAAAGACTG CAATTGTCTCCATGTTGTGGAACCCATGCCTGTGGAGGGAAAGGATGTAGAGGCTTACTGTCTACGGTGTGAGTGCAAGTACGAGGAGAGAAGTTCTGGAACTATCAAA GGGACGATTATTGTGTACTTGTCCATCTTGGGCCTACTGCTGGTATACATGGTCTACCTGACGCTCCTGGAGCCCTTCCTGAAGAGAAGACTCTTCGGCCACTCTCAGCTGATACAAAATGAAGATGAGGTTGGG GACCAGCAGCCATTCGCTAATGCTCATGATGTGCTGTCCCGCTCACGCTTGCGTCCCAACATGCTGAACAAAGTGGAGCATGCCCAGCAACGCTGGAGGAGGCAGGTGCAGGAGCAGCGCAAATCCGTCTTCGACCGGCATGTAGTGCTCAGCTAa